Proteins encoded within one genomic window of Vidua macroura isolate BioBank_ID:100142 chromosome 2, ASM2450914v1, whole genome shotgun sequence:
- the SERTM1 gene encoding serine-rich and transmembrane domain-containing protein 1: MSEPDASSGFVGNMENGTFLELYPTSLSTSVDSSPGRLSNVYVYVSIFLSLLAFLLLLLIIALQRLKNIISSSSSYPEYNSDAGSSFTNLEVCSISSQRSALSNLSS, from the coding sequence ATGTCAGAACCTGATGCTTCATCTGGATTTGTGGGCAACATGGAAAATGGAACTTTTCTGGAACTGTATCCCACATCCCTTTCAACTTCAGTGGATTCATCGCCTGGCCGTTTATCCAACGTCTATGTCTATGTTTCTATATTCCTTAGTCTCTtagcttttctccttttgctacTGATCATTGCACTTCAGAGGctgaaaaacataatttcttccAGTTCCTCCTACCCTGAATACAATAGTGATGCTGGAAGTTCGTTCACTAATTTAGAGGTTTGCAGTATTTCTTCCCAGCGCTCTGCTCTCTCAAACCTGTCTtcatga